In Streptococcus respiraculi, one DNA window encodes the following:
- a CDS encoding helix-turn-helix domain-containing protein gives MQTEPLFSNKSKVRREGNSHLLDSQEALAFFPAATIVDTPTHEANQLAFSLSNGQWLQVEKKSLTERERYLLSLSTGDEAVYSRHPWYRFLVKGVGTMPQQMSSMQWIHVHHSLSALEEKEELQAWLEVMRSLLSNRVVDFQVTAHETVFVLDQSTFIPIQEVLADTLSAMEFDFGLKLTMLVGQMWSQVADEDWTRIFQAEHQLFVAWQERFQSSRVLTFGQAFLWGQGQEFSLASLRHQLSHMISQQDQLADSILALWEEAAVVTKAAQRLYVHRNTLQYRLEKWLDVSGLQLRNLTDLAVCYQIVLEER, from the coding sequence ATGCAGACTGAACCGCTTTTTTCAAACAAGAGTAAAGTAAGGAGAGAGGGAAATTCCCACTTGTTAGACAGCCAAGAGGCGCTAGCCTTTTTTCCAGCTGCTACCATAGTGGATACGCCAACTCACGAGGCTAATCAGCTCGCCTTTTCCTTATCAAATGGTCAGTGGTTGCAGGTAGAAAAAAAGAGCCTGACAGAGCGAGAACGCTATTTGCTGTCTCTTTCGACTGGCGATGAAGCAGTCTACTCTCGACATCCCTGGTACCGCTTTTTAGTCAAGGGAGTAGGGACAATGCCTCAGCAGATGAGTTCCATGCAATGGATTCATGTGCATCATTCCCTATCTGCGCTTGAGGAAAAAGAGGAGTTACAGGCTTGGCTTGAGGTTATGCGTTCCTTGTTATCCAATCGAGTAGTGGATTTTCAAGTGACAGCCCATGAGACTGTTTTTGTACTGGATCAAAGCACCTTCATTCCAATCCAGGAAGTGTTAGCTGATACCCTGTCTGCCATGGAATTTGACTTCGGCTTGAAGCTGACTATGTTGGTCGGGCAAATGTGGTCACAGGTAGCAGACGAGGACTGGACAAGGATTTTTCAAGCAGAACACCAGCTCTTTGTCGCTTGGCAAGAGCGGTTCCAATCCTCACGCGTCCTAACTTTTGGACAGGCCTTTCTGTGGGGGCAAGGACAGGAATTTTCGCTTGCTTCCTTGCGGCATCAACTATCTCACATGATTAGCCAACAAGACCAGTTGGCAGACAGTATTCTTGCCTTGTGGGAAGAAGCAGCTGTAGTCACAAAAGCGGCGCAGCGCCTCTATGTGCACCGCAATACGCTCCAATACCGCCTTGAAAAATGGCTTGATGTCAGTGGTCTGCAACTCCGCAATTTGACGGATTTAGCAGTTTGTTACCAAATCGTATTGGAAGAAAGGTAG
- a CDS encoding ABC transporter ATP-binding protein produces MVQLNLKNIYKKYPNSEHYSVEDFNLDIKDKEFIVFVGPSGCGKSTTLRMIAGLEDITEGEAYIDDVLMNDVAPKDRDIAMVFQNYALYPHMTVFDNMAFGLKLRKYSKDEIKKRVEEAAAILGLTEFLQRKPADLSGGQRQRVAMGRAIVRDAKVFLMDEPLSNLDAKLRVSMRTEIAKIHRRIGATTIYVTHDQTEAMTLADRIVIMSATKNEAGTGTIGRIEQIGTPEELYNSPVNKFVASFIGSPAMNFFNVTLKDGVLTDGDNLSVRLPEGRRKHLEEKGYEGKTFTLGIRPEDIKASQLELEAYPDSIVTSEVVVSELLGAESMLYSRVGSTEFVSRVDARDFHKPGEKVRLAFNLNKAHFFDNTTNKAIV; encoded by the coding sequence ATGGTTCAATTAAATCTAAAAAATATCTACAAAAAATATCCAAACAGCGAACACTATTCTGTTGAGGATTTCAACCTAGACATTAAGGACAAGGAATTTATCGTATTTGTAGGTCCTTCAGGATGTGGAAAATCAACAACTCTTCGTATGATTGCTGGTCTTGAAGATATTACAGAAGGTGAAGCATACATTGATGATGTCTTGATGAATGATGTGGCACCAAAAGACCGTGACATTGCCATGGTTTTCCAAAACTATGCTCTTTACCCACATATGACTGTATTTGACAACATGGCCTTCGGTTTGAAATTACGTAAATACAGCAAAGATGAAATCAAAAAACGGGTAGAAGAAGCAGCTGCTATCCTTGGTTTGACTGAATTCTTGCAACGGAAACCAGCAGACCTTTCAGGTGGACAACGCCAACGTGTTGCCATGGGGCGTGCGATTGTCCGTGACGCAAAAGTGTTCTTGATGGATGAGCCATTGTCAAACTTGGACGCAAAACTTCGTGTATCTATGCGTACAGAAATTGCGAAAATCCACCGTCGTATCGGTGCGACAACTATTTACGTAACCCATGACCAGACAGAAGCGATGACACTTGCTGATCGTATCGTTATCATGAGCGCGACTAAAAATGAAGCAGGAACTGGTACAATCGGACGTATCGAACAAATCGGTACACCAGAAGAATTGTACAACTCTCCTGTTAACAAATTTGTCGCAAGCTTTATCGGAAGCCCAGCGATGAACTTCTTCAATGTGACCTTGAAAGATGGTGTTCTAACAGATGGAGACAATTTGTCAGTCCGCTTGCCAGAAGGTCGCAGAAAACATTTGGAAGAAAAAGGCTACGAAGGAAAAACGTTCACACTTGGTATCCGTCCAGAAGACATCAAGGCTTCACAATTGGAATTGGAAGCTTATCCAGATAGCATTGTAACATCAGAAGTAGTGGTATCTGAATTGCTCGGTGCGGAGTCTATGCTTTATAGCCGTGTCGGCTCAACTGAGTTTGTATCTCGTGTGGATGCGCGTGATTTCCACAAACCAGGTGAAAAAGTGCGCTTAGCCTTCAACCTCAATAAAGCACACTTCTTCGACAACACTACAAATAAAGCAATCGTCTAA
- a CDS encoding aromatic acid exporter family protein: protein MPLLHRTIKLVLATCVAIALADFLHLSYATSAGIIAILSVLDTRRASLKTAWARLWSTVLALAIAALLFSLFGFHLLTLGLYLCLYVPLAYKANLTAGIAPCTVLVTHLFLEQTTSLALLGNELAIFLIGAGIALLANLYMPSQDKKIQAYHVQVEQELKAILLRFQEFLLTGDGRNEAQLIIQLDQTLQEVLNIVYLDRHNQVFYQTNYQVHYFEMRLAQNKILRTMANNINTFSLESREAVILASLFERTASQLSRQNPGHELLEDIELFHQTFRERPLPQTREEFEARATLFQLLHDIEAFIQLKVDFYEQYPEENASK, encoded by the coding sequence ATGCCTTTACTTCATCGGACGATTAAGCTGGTACTGGCGACTTGTGTGGCCATTGCCTTAGCCGATTTTTTGCACCTATCTTATGCTACATCAGCAGGAATCATCGCTATTTTAAGCGTTTTAGATACAAGGCGTGCCTCTCTAAAAACTGCCTGGGCTAGGCTTTGGTCCACCGTTCTAGCTCTTGCGATTGCCGCTCTTCTTTTCTCGCTTTTTGGCTTTCACTTGCTGACCTTGGGGCTGTACCTCTGCCTCTACGTCCCACTTGCGTATAAGGCGAATCTGACGGCAGGCATTGCCCCTTGTACAGTTCTTGTGACCCACCTTTTCTTAGAACAAACCACATCACTAGCTCTGCTCGGAAACGAACTTGCCATCTTTCTCATCGGTGCAGGCATTGCTCTTCTTGCCAATCTCTATATGCCTTCGCAAGATAAAAAAATTCAAGCTTACCATGTTCAAGTTGAACAAGAACTCAAAGCCATTCTCCTTCGTTTCCAAGAGTTTCTATTAACCGGTGATGGCCGAAATGAAGCACAACTTATCATCCAACTCGATCAAACTCTTCAAGAGGTATTAAATATTGTCTACCTCGATCGCCACAATCAAGTTTTTTACCAAACTAACTATCAAGTCCATTATTTTGAAATGCGGTTGGCACAGAATAAAATTCTACGGACCATGGCCAATAACATCAATACATTCTCCCTTGAAAGTCGAGAGGCCGTCATTCTAGCCAGTCTTTTTGAGCGAACAGCCTCCCAATTAAGTAGACAAAATCCTGGTCACGAACTGCTAGAAGATATCGAACTCTTTCATCAGACCTTCCGTGAGCGTCCACTTCCTCAAACACGGGAAGAATTTGAAGCACGGGCCACTCTTTTCCAGCTCCTCCATGATATAGAAGCCTTTATCCAGCTCAAAGTGGACTTTTACGAGCAGTATCCAGAAGAAAACGCAAGCAAATAA
- a CDS encoding DUF4767 domain-containing protein: protein MKRIKKNKLIVVSIGLFLCAVVLCACAEGQQETTSNSPSSSIKNRKKEKSSTELQEEKSSSSEKEKSSSSMAVSSSTSPNPQTQPSATEKGYWNAQKAQRLQDYILGYWGPALGQEYRSYDPMHDVDFYGMLIPSYILNPSLDRSQFPSMVPDFAGQTPYLIWSENGLVEGSQIALVAVYSDIEPTKRLASHLYLFTIHQGIPKVWITEQNQGNPERVLYFRETANEELKAFFSELVGE, encoded by the coding sequence ATGAAAAGGATAAAGAAAAATAAGTTGATCGTTGTCAGTATTGGGCTATTTTTGTGTGCAGTAGTGCTTTGCGCATGCGCAGAGGGACAGCAAGAAACAACGTCGAATAGTCCATCAAGTAGCATTAAAAATCGAAAGAAAGAAAAATCGTCTACAGAATTGCAGGAAGAAAAGTCTTCTAGTAGCGAAAAAGAGAAAAGTTCTTCCTCGATGGCTGTATCTTCTTCGACAAGCCCAAATCCTCAAACACAGCCAAGTGCGACAGAAAAAGGTTATTGGAATGCCCAAAAGGCTCAGCGATTACAGGACTATATTTTGGGTTATTGGGGACCAGCTCTAGGGCAGGAATACCGTTCTTATGACCCAATGCACGATGTTGATTTTTATGGGATGCTGATTCCAAGTTATATTTTGAATCCGAGTCTGGATCGAAGTCAGTTCCCAAGTATGGTACCTGATTTTGCTGGGCAAACTCCTTACTTGATTTGGTCAGAAAACGGCCTGGTAGAAGGGAGTCAAATAGCTTTGGTAGCTGTTTATTCCGATATTGAACCGACGAAACGTCTTGCTTCTCATCTGTATCTGTTTACCATCCATCAAGGAATACCAAAGGTTTGGATTACCGAACAGAATCAAGGAAATCCTGAGCGAGTTCTTTATTTCCGAGAAACAGCCAATGAAGAATTAAAGGCTTTCTTTAGCGAATTAGTAGGGGAATAA
- a CDS encoding DUF4300 family protein produces MKRKLIALVSLCALVLVGCHAAPKKEMKKETTSSYRYHNLVSTQNTEELQKDLQEQGVSKENWQALSAFIDSYHQDNKSYEKEAKDWTSMELGQDANQFTTMLDEAEYKEKVSHFPKDLNCRQTAFLLLRSLLRYDTDKVKHLAEHPEFQTLKQYHPELTDADSQLYSLLFLDNPAYKSATDLTKAWKDAGVTFSNKLRLLSAVQNVEGSVISMHVGLVYEKDGKVYFLEKMDPSLPYRLSEFQSWKDFHEHMLTGRFQFFRDKIALLVNDQDLSELANMKK; encoded by the coding sequence ATGAAACGAAAACTAATTGCCCTAGTCAGCTTATGTGCTCTTGTCTTGGTTGGCTGCCATGCAGCCCCAAAGAAGGAGATGAAAAAAGAAACCACATCTAGTTACCGCTACCATAATCTCGTCAGCACCCAAAATACAGAAGAACTCCAAAAAGATTTACAAGAACAAGGTGTTTCAAAAGAAAATTGGCAAGCTCTATCTGCCTTTATAGACAGTTATCATCAGGATAACAAATCGTATGAAAAGGAGGCTAAGGACTGGACAAGTATGGAGCTTGGACAAGATGCAAATCAGTTTACTACGATGTTGGATGAAGCAGAGTACAAAGAAAAGGTCAGCCATTTTCCAAAAGATCTGAACTGCCGTCAAACAGCCTTTTTGCTTCTACGCTCTCTCTTGCGCTATGATACAGACAAGGTGAAACATCTTGCAGAACATCCAGAGTTTCAGACCTTGAAGCAATACCATCCTGAATTGACAGATGCAGACAGTCAGCTATATAGTCTGTTGTTTCTTGACAATCCAGCCTACAAGTCTGCAACTGATTTGACCAAGGCTTGGAAAGACGCAGGTGTTACCTTCTCTAATAAACTACGTCTATTGTCAGCAGTGCAAAATGTAGAAGGTTCTGTGATTAGTATGCATGTTGGCTTAGTGTATGAAAAAGATGGGAAAGTCTATTTCCTTGAAAAGATGGATCCCTCCCTTCCTTATAGACTCAGCGAATTTCAATCGTGGAAAGATTTCCACGAGCATATGCTGACAGGTCGTTTCCAATTCTTTAGAGATAAAATTGCGTTATTAGTTAATGATCAAGACTTGTCTGAGCTAGCAAACATGAAGAAATGA
- the rlmB gene encoding 23S rRNA (guanosine(2251)-2'-O)-methyltransferase RlmB produces MKQVEENDIVYGVHAVVESLEANLGNKLYLQDDLRGKNVEKIKALAAEKKVSISWTSKKSLTDMTSGAVHQGFVLRVSAFAYAELGDILSKAEQEANPLILILDGLTDPHNFGSILRTADATQVAGIIIPKHRAVGVTPVVAKTSTGAVAHVPIARVTNLSQTLDTLKEAGFWIFGTDMDGTPSHKWNTQGKLALIIGNEGKGISANIKKQVDEMITIPMKGHVQSLNASVAAAVLMYEVFRNKL; encoded by the coding sequence ATGAAACAAGTAGAAGAAAATGATATTGTATATGGCGTACATGCAGTAGTAGAAAGTTTGGAAGCTAATCTTGGCAATAAACTCTATCTGCAGGATGATTTGCGTGGAAAAAATGTTGAAAAAATCAAGGCTCTAGCAGCTGAAAAAAAAGTTTCGATTTCTTGGACCTCTAAGAAGAGTTTGACAGATATGACTTCAGGGGCTGTTCATCAAGGATTTGTTTTGCGAGTGTCCGCATTTGCCTACGCAGAGTTAGGAGATATTTTATCCAAAGCAGAGCAGGAAGCTAATCCCCTAATTCTGATTTTGGATGGTCTGACAGATCCGCATAATTTTGGGTCTATCTTACGAACGGCAGATGCAACACAGGTGGCTGGAATTATCATTCCTAAACATCGTGCGGTTGGTGTGACCCCGGTAGTTGCAAAAACCTCGACAGGTGCGGTCGCCCATGTTCCAATTGCCCGTGTGACCAATCTAAGCCAGACCTTGGACACATTAAAAGAAGCTGGGTTCTGGATTTTTGGAACAGATATGGATGGGACTCCTAGTCACAAATGGAATACACAAGGAAAGCTCGCTCTCATTATTGGCAATGAAGGCAAGGGGATTTCTGCCAATATTAAAAAGCAGGTCGATGAGATGATTACTATTCCAATGAAAGGGCATGTCCAAAGTTTAAATGCCAGCGTGGCAGCAGCTGTCTTGATGTATGAAGTATTTCGCAACAAACTATAA
- a CDS encoding DegV family protein: MVAFKIMTDSTADVPLEWIEQYGLTIMGLTVELDGVVYETVGENRLTSDVLLEKMLAGGQPTTSQVNVGQFEAVFAEAAKAGEAVLYLAFSAALSGTYQSAVMARDMVLEAYPTAVIEIINTKAATIGEGYLVLKAAQAREAGSSLVETVALIEDLAPRLRTYLLVDDLQHLVRGGRLSKAAALIGGLVNIKPLLSIDAEGSLVPIAKLRGKKKGIKEMLSLTLQQLDDPCVMVAYTGDVETAEQLKATLLAESQVEQVILEPLGPIIASHTGTGAIAMLSISKDKR, from the coding sequence ATGGTCGCATTTAAAATTATGACGGATTCGACGGCAGATGTGCCGCTAGAGTGGATAGAACAATATGGGCTCACCATTATGGGATTGACAGTTGAGCTAGACGGTGTCGTTTATGAAACAGTTGGTGAGAATCGCTTAACCAGTGATGTGTTATTGGAAAAAATGCTAGCAGGTGGCCAACCGACAACTAGTCAGGTCAATGTGGGACAGTTTGAAGCGGTTTTTGCAGAAGCAGCTAAGGCAGGCGAAGCAGTATTGTACCTCGCATTTTCAGCTGCTTTATCAGGAACTTACCAAAGTGCGGTCATGGCGCGTGACATGGTTCTGGAAGCGTATCCAACAGCTGTCATTGAAATCATCAATACCAAGGCAGCAACCATTGGAGAAGGCTACTTGGTCCTCAAAGCAGCACAAGCACGGGAAGCAGGTAGCTCACTTGTTGAGACAGTAGCGCTGATTGAAGACTTAGCACCACGCTTACGGACCTATCTGTTGGTAGATGATTTGCAGCATTTGGTACGTGGTGGTAGACTCTCTAAAGCAGCGGCTCTGATTGGCGGTTTAGTTAATATTAAACCCTTACTTTCGATTGATGCAGAAGGTAGCTTGGTTCCCATTGCCAAACTAAGAGGCAAGAAGAAGGGGATTAAGGAAATGCTCTCTCTGACCTTGCAACAGTTAGATGATCCTTGTGTCATGGTAGCTTATACTGGCGATGTCGAAACAGCCGAGCAATTGAAAGCTACCTTACTAGCAGAATCACAGGTAGAGCAGGTTATCTTAGAGCCATTAGGACCGATTATTGCCAGCCATACAGGAACTGGTGCAATTGCGATGTTATCTATTAGCAAAGACAAGCGGTAA
- a CDS encoding haloacid dehalogenase-like hydrolase — protein sequence MKRLLSAYASDVMAMTKSDLKQSIKASEGRILLGETVVTAAPLIAGVSNAEMMSAFGCDLLVLNEFDVFTCFIQDFYACDNPIAELKRLTGRPIGINLEPVDDTKEVLDEQVHLSLGRKVSPASLQRANELGIDFIMLTGNPSTGVSLAAIESAIRLAVEHFDGLIFAGKMHGAGLGEAVVNEAALLDFVAVGADGVLIPAVGTVPGVREDIVAPIIERIKQAGALVMSTIGTSQESADSQTVREFGLSNKRVGTDIHHIGDGGYGRMPDPENIMALSLAVRGKRHTYFRMGQSILR from the coding sequence ATGAAACGACTATTATCTGCCTATGCAAGCGACGTCATGGCCATGACTAAGTCGGATTTAAAACAAAGTATCAAGGCCAGCGAAGGTCGCATTTTACTAGGGGAAACAGTGGTGACAGCAGCCCCATTAATTGCGGGTGTGTCAAATGCAGAAATGATGTCTGCTTTTGGTTGCGATTTGCTCGTACTCAATGAGTTTGATGTTTTCACGTGTTTTATTCAGGATTTTTACGCCTGTGATAATCCTATTGCAGAGCTGAAGCGGCTAACAGGTCGCCCTATCGGGATCAATTTAGAGCCAGTTGATGATACAAAAGAGGTCTTGGATGAACAAGTCCACCTTTCTTTAGGACGCAAGGTCAGTCCTGCTAGTTTACAAAGGGCTAACGAACTTGGGATTGACTTCATTATGCTGACAGGAAATCCGTCAACAGGTGTGTCTTTAGCAGCCATTGAGTCTGCTATTCGTCTTGCAGTAGAGCATTTTGATGGACTAATCTTTGCAGGAAAGATGCACGGAGCAGGATTAGGTGAAGCGGTGGTCAATGAAGCGGCTTTGTTGGATTTTGTTGCAGTAGGAGCAGATGGCGTCTTGATTCCAGCGGTGGGAACAGTTCCAGGTGTACGAGAAGATATAGTAGCACCAATCATTGAGCGCATTAAACAAGCTGGGGCTTTGGTGATGTCGACGATCGGAACCAGTCAAGAAAGTGCAGATAGTCAGACAGTACGGGAGTTTGGTCTTAGCAATAAGCGTGTGGGTACAGACATTCATCATATTGGAGATGGTGGCTATGGTCGTATGCCAGACCCCGAAAACATCATGGCATTGAGCCTAGCTGTCAGAGGAAAACGCCACACCTATTTCCGAATGGGGCAGTCTATTCTTCGTTAA
- the rplM gene encoding 50S ribosomal protein L13 translates to MNKTTYMAKPGEVERKWYVVDATDVPLGRLSAVVASVLRGKNKPTFTPHTDTGDFVIVINAEKVKLTGKKATDKVYYTHSMYPGGLKSITAGELRSKNAVRLIEKSVKGMLPHNTLGRAQGMKLKVFVGSEHNHAAQQPEVLDISGLI, encoded by the coding sequence ATGAACAAAACAACATACATGGCTAAGCCAGGTGAAGTTGAACGCAAATGGTATGTAGTAGACGCTACTGATGTGCCTCTTGGACGCCTTTCAGCAGTTGTAGCAAGCGTTCTTCGTGGAAAAAACAAACCAACATTTACACCACATACTGATACAGGTGACTTCGTAATCGTTATCAATGCTGAAAAAGTGAAATTGACTGGTAAAAAAGCAACTGATAAAGTTTACTACACTCACTCAATGTATCCAGGTGGATTGAAATCAATCACTGCTGGCGAACTTCGTTCAAAAAATGCAGTTCGTTTGATTGAAAAATCAGTTAAAGGAATGCTTCCACACAACACTCTTGGTCGCGCTCAAGGGATGAAATTGAAAGTATTCGTTGGTTCTGAGCACAACCACGCTGCACAACAACCAGAAGTTCTTGATATTTCAGGACTTATCTAA
- the rpsI gene encoding 30S ribosomal protein S9, which produces MSQAQYAGTGRRKNAVARVRLVPGTGKITVNKKDVEEYIPHADLRLVINQPFAVTSTVGSYDVFVNVVGGGYAGQAGAIRHGIARALLQVDPDFRDSLKRAGLLTRDARMVERKKPGLKKARKASQFSKR; this is translated from the coding sequence ATGTCACAAGCACAATATGCAGGTACTGGACGTCGTAAAAACGCTGTTGCACGCGTTCGCCTTGTTCCAGGAACTGGTAAAATCACTGTTAACAAAAAAGATGTAGAAGAGTACATCCCACATGCTGACCTTCGTTTGGTTATCAACCAACCATTTGCTGTTACATCAACAGTAGGAAGTTACGATGTTTTCGTAAATGTTGTAGGTGGTGGTTATGCAGGTCAAGCAGGAGCTATCCGCCACGGTATCGCTCGTGCCCTTCTTCAAGTAGACCCAGACTTCCGCGACTCTCTTAAACGCGCTGGCCTTCTTACACGTGACGCTCGTATGGTAGAACGTAAGAAACCAGGTCTTAAGAAAGCACGTAAAGCAAGTCAGTTCTCAAAACGTTAA
- a CDS encoding type I restriction-modification system subunit M, translating to MITSEEIKSRLWNGANELRGSMDASRYKDYMLGLMFYKFLSDQTLKTFAMTAGLTSEDNWYDAYVEAHATYGEDLESMIQDVVGYYVRPTHLYQTWIKDMNSGHFEVQKVADSLSQFERSIAVTKGSDDFKGLFANSTLDLADTALGSNLNERSKNIQALIRLFEDLDMVALQDGDVLGDAYEYLIGQFAMESGKKAGEFYTPHQVSEVMAQIIATDGGISSIYDPTVGSGSLLLTVRKHLSDEQQKKLNYYGQEKNTATYNLTRMNLLLHGVRPEKMTIKNGDTLSHDWPEDPERPNEGVQFDAVVMNPPYSVKNWNRSGLKSSDPRFEVAGVLPPDSKGDYAFLLHGLYHLSTTGTMAIVLPHGVLFRGAAEGEIRKRLLAKNQIDAVIGLPSNLFTNTGIPVCIIILKKNRGLDEPVLFIDASKNFIKSGKQNALQEKDIAKIVDVYQNRLEEKGYSHLATRQELIQNDYNMNIPRYVAAIDEEIPHDVDAHLYGGIPETNIQSLNVLNQLVPDMLKQAFIEKFPGYVKLKTSTEEFTKDIFAHPAVIAISEEVKKVILDYVAVYWKGLHQLNPDTNTRMLKERMLTDIKTRLADFELIDSYEGYQIIAEIWAETLTHDAELIEQLGYYKAGRTREPNMVTRGKNKEKFQDGWNGVIIPNSLIASELFESEQSEIEGLKSRVVEIESELSELVEAAKVEDSEEYNALFDTIKKNDEGEPQDSFDNKLLNQSLKQVEQSSAEYTLLKKVVENTKEKTTISKSIKVKEQELKELVSDRIEKLTDEEIDRLLYKKWFGNVVKKAVELVETPLKAEIAIIDELDKRYGETLDDMDAEIAKLEKELEALMNELVVLS from the coding sequence ATGATTACATCGGAAGAGATAAAGTCGCGTTTATGGAATGGAGCAAATGAATTACGTGGCTCTATGGATGCAAGTCGCTATAAAGATTACATGCTGGGGCTGATGTTCTATAAATTTTTAAGTGATCAAACACTTAAAACCTTTGCGATGACAGCTGGTTTGACAAGTGAGGATAATTGGTATGATGCTTATGTGGAAGCACATGCTACTTATGGTGAGGACTTGGAGAGTATGATTCAGGATGTAGTAGGTTATTATGTCCGCCCAACTCATCTATACCAAACTTGGATAAAGGATATGAACTCCGGTCATTTTGAGGTGCAAAAGGTTGCGGATAGTCTTAGTCAATTTGAGCGTAGTATAGCAGTGACCAAGGGTTCAGATGATTTTAAGGGACTTTTTGCTAATTCGACATTGGATTTGGCAGACACAGCCCTAGGAAGTAACTTAAATGAGCGTAGTAAAAATATTCAGGCGCTAATCCGTTTATTTGAAGATTTAGATATGGTTGCCTTGCAAGATGGAGATGTGCTAGGAGATGCCTATGAGTACTTGATTGGTCAGTTTGCCATGGAATCTGGTAAAAAAGCTGGAGAATTCTACACCCCACATCAAGTTAGTGAAGTGATGGCACAGATTATTGCAACAGATGGTGGGATCTCGTCCATCTATGACCCCACAGTTGGTTCAGGCTCGCTTTTGTTGACTGTTAGGAAGCACTTATCTGACGAGCAACAAAAGAAGTTAAATTATTATGGTCAAGAAAAAAACACAGCTACTTATAACTTGACACGAATGAACCTGTTATTGCACGGTGTTCGTCCAGAGAAAATGACCATAAAAAATGGCGATACCCTATCACACGACTGGCCAGAAGATCCTGAAAGACCAAACGAAGGGGTACAATTTGATGCGGTGGTTATGAATCCACCTTACTCTGTTAAAAATTGGAATCGTTCAGGTTTAAAATCAAGCGATCCTCGGTTTGAGGTCGCAGGTGTACTCCCTCCTGATTCAAAGGGTGATTATGCTTTTTTATTACACGGTTTGTATCACTTATCAACAACAGGGACTATGGCGATCGTCTTACCGCATGGTGTATTATTCCGTGGAGCGGCAGAAGGCGAAATCCGTAAACGTCTGCTTGCGAAAAATCAAATCGATGCAGTTATCGGGCTTCCAAGTAATCTCTTTACCAATACAGGAATCCCAGTATGTATCATTATTTTGAAGAAAAATAGAGGGTTGGATGAACCGGTTCTCTTTATTGATGCATCTAAAAACTTTATCAAATCTGGTAAGCAAAATGCCCTTCAAGAAAAAGATATTGCCAAAATTGTTGATGTCTACCAAAATCGTTTAGAAGAGAAAGGGTACAGTCATTTAGCGACACGTCAAGAGTTGATTCAAAATGACTATAATATGAATATTCCACGTTATGTAGCGGCTATTGATGAAGAAATCCCCCATGATGTAGATGCTCACCTATATGGTGGTATTCCTGAAACAAACATCCAATCATTAAACGTATTAAATCAACTCGTTCCTGACATGCTGAAACAAGCTTTTATAGAGAAATTTCCAGGCTACGTGAAGTTGAAAACATCCACAGAAGAATTTACGAAAGATATTTTTGCACATCCAGCAGTTATAGCAATATCTGAAGAGGTGAAAAAGGTCATATTAGATTATGTTGCAGTCTATTGGAAAGGGCTACATCAGCTAAATCCAGATACCAATACACGGATGTTGAAAGAAAGGATGTTGACAGATATAAAGACACGTCTTGCTGATTTTGAGCTGATTGATAGTTATGAAGGCTATCAAATCATTGCAGAAATCTGGGCAGAAACGCTGACACATGATGCGGAACTCATCGAACAATTGGGCTATTATAAGGCAGGTCGCACACGTGAACCTAATATGGTCACGAGGGGGAAAAATAAAGAGAAGTTTCAAGATGGCTGGAATGGGGTTATTATTCCAAATAGTCTGATTGCTAGTGAACTGTTCGAAAGTGAGCAGTCAGAAATTGAAGGCTTAAAATCGAGAGTAGTAGAAATCGAAAGTGAATTGAGTGAGTTGGTTGAGGCAGCCAAGGTAGAAGATAGCGAAGAATACAATGCTCTCTTTGATACCATTAAGAAAAATGATGAGGGAGAGCCACAAGATAGCTTTGATAATAAACTGTTAAACCAATCCCTGAAGCAAGTAGAACAATCCTCTGCTGAGTATACTCTTTTGAAAAAAGTTGTGGAGAACACCAAGGAAAAAACGACCATCAGCAAGTCCATTAAGGTAAAAGAGCAAGAGTTGAAAGAACTCGTATCGGACCGTATTGAGAAATTAACGGATGAAGAAATCGACCGCCTTCTGTATAAAAAATGGTTTGGCAATGTTGTCAAGAAGGCTGTGGAACTGGTTGAAACACCTCTTAAAGCTGAAATTGCCATTATTGATGAATTGGACAAGCGCTACGGTGAAACCTTAGATGACATGGACGCTGAAATTGCTAAGCTAGAAAAAGAACTGGAAGCCTTAATGAATGAATTGGTGGTGCTGTCATGA